The window AAAGGGGCGGAGGGAGAGTGTTATTTAGTGTGGATCATTATACAGATTCTGTATACTGATTTTAGGGGCAAAATCGTCAAAATCTGGGCCTCCTATCTTTTATTACCAGTATTGTTTATACCTATAGATTTgcataattttagaaatatatcaTTGTAGTATTCTCCATAATTCCTTtcgattataataataattgcatCAGCTGGTAACCAAATTTCGTGAacctactattttcatttattacatactatttttttatttatttataaaattttaaagcaaaGCCAATATATTTAATCACCCAAAACAGTAAAACACCACTGTTTGAAACCTTCTCTCTCTGATCAGAAGGTATgtccctctctctctactctcaGTATTTGCCTCTTTcgattgtttttttattttattttccacgaTTTGCTATGAAGATGAAagttggaattgaatttgagagaaatcaaatttgggacaaagagagtataatactttataaattttgtataaagatttgatttttgtcaCTGAATTTGTTGTGTTCGGCTCTGATTGTATTGATGAATATAAGTAGctccattttgttgatttataaTTGTTTAATGTGGAACATGTAATTATTGtcaattgtttaatttatcgATCTTATTAGTCATTTgcttttatgaaaaaaaaaaattctaaccACTTTCACATGTTTTACTATCTCCACAACtttatactctctctctcttattttatttaatctattcggcacaattttgttaaataggTATTAATGAAGATAACGAACTTTTTGGAATGGAAATGGAACTTGGGTGTATTAATGAAGATCACAAACTTTTTTAAAGGGAAATGGTACGATATTTCGGTAACAACAATGGAAGATATGTTTGCAAATCTACCGGAAGAGTTGGTGAGTGATATCCTGAGAAGACTCTCTATTAGAAGCGTTATGACGTGCAAGTGTGTTTGTAGATCATGGCGTCGTTTGATAAAGGGGGATGAGTTTGCGTCGCCGTACACTTCGAAACCAGGTCTGTCTTTCGTTCATCGGGACGGGAGAGAGTACACGGTGTTCGATGGGGCTTTCAAGCCACTTTTCCGATTTGGTTTTCCTGAAGGTTGGAATTTTCACGTTGTAATTGCTTCAGTTAATGGTTTGCTTGCGGTGTGGGATCATGATAAATACGCTATACAAATGTTTGTATGCAATCCAATGACTCGTGAGTATGCTATGCTTCCTCCTCTGATGGGGGCAGGTTTCTTTTTTGGATTCGGAGTGAGCAAATTAAGTGGactgtataaaattttatatggtGATCAATATAGTTCGTGTCATGTATACACTCTAGGAAGAGGAAGTTCAGGACGGGAGTGGAGAAGCATCACATCAACAGCACCGGGTGTACCTACACTAGGAGGTGATTGTGCTAAATTTCTGAACGGAAATCTTCACTGGTTGGTTTCTAATATCGAGAAGAATGACTTGGTTTGTAGCTTTGATATTGAAACTGAGCTCTTCACTAGTTTTTCGCCACCACATGATTATGGTGGCAATCCATATGGCAACAATCATCTATACATTTTGGAGGGTCAGCTATGTTTATGCgatattttaaatagtaaTCATGTTGTTGTCTGGAAGATGAACAGCTATGGGGACGAGAATTCGTGGATAAAAGAATATAAGTTCCTCCTACACGTTTCTCTGTCCTATTTCGATTTTTATCGTGGTATTGcttataaaattcaaagtttTGGCAAATGATGGTGACCGGTTGTTCGCAACGGATGGTAGCTTCGTGTTCGTAGCCGTTAAGCGACTATTTATCAACTCCAAAAACACGGAAGCAAATACTAAAGCACTCACCAGTAGTTGTTCTTCCATTATTGCTCCCTACTTTACGTCCAATGTTGCTATATATTCCCCAAGCTTGATTTCGCTCAGAACCATAGGCCTTAGAAATGTCCGGTCATTAAGTTTTAATTAGGCAAAACATGTTAATAGGTTGCTGTACTTTTGAAGATTGGtctaatatttttacattttaaggTTGTTATATGAGGTGCGAGTGTGTTTGTAAATCATGGTGCCATCCAATAGGAAGAAAGTTTGCGATGTCTACATTTCGTTCATCAAGTCATGTGGTAGGCAGTCTGCGATGAGGCCGGCCAACCACTTTTCGGGTTTGACTTgcctcttcctcctccctaTCGTGCGCACAATCgtattaattgaaattgatttaGCTAATGGTTTGCTTTAGTTGAGGGATGTATGTGCTACAATTCTCTTCATACGCAATTCAATGATTCTTGAGAACTTCTCATGATTTGCCTACACTTATTGCTCATTTGGATTTGAAGTGAATTAACTTGCcaatataagattttatatggTGATCAATTTAGGTCATATCATGCATACACTCTAGGAGGAATACCATTTTTAAAGTTGTGCTTGAAtatcattttgagaaaaatctTCGTGTTAGTTGTTGTTTGCACAACCTTTGTGTGCCTCATAATTATACTGTATGTTTTAACGGTATTCTTCACTCGTTTAAATATGATTTCAAAAACAATCCATTTGTATGTTGCTTTGACCTTCGAACTAGACATGTccaaggtttaccgaaccgGCGATTAAAACCGAAACTATAATCgtcggttacggttccgaaccgaaaccgtgagaatttacCCGAATcgaaaccgtcgatttttgaaccgtggttcgATTCAGGTTCAAAATTTTTCGAACTGAAACCGAACCGGAAACACCGGTTCTGGGTGGTTCCAAACCTGAACCGTGAAAAATCGCCGGAAAACTGTGAAACCAAgccggaaccgcaaaaaaTCAGCGGTTCGAAACTGTGAAAAACTGTCGGAAAACTGCCGGTTCGGAACTGAAACCGAAACCAGAggttttggaaccggaaccatAACCATAACCGTGAAACACCCTCGCAGTTCGATTCcggttcaacaatttccaaaaccgtaaccgccggttcctgAACCGTGGATTCCGAATTATGGTGGCCGCAAATATGGCTATACATTAATcgacatatttatttatggataaagataaattaaca is drawn from Salvia hispanica cultivar TCC Black 2014 chromosome 6, UniMelb_Shisp_WGS_1.0, whole genome shotgun sequence and contains these coding sequences:
- the LOC125195487 gene encoding putative F-box protein At1g33530 translates to MEDMFANLPEELVSDILRRLSIRSVMTCKCVCRSWRRLIKGDEFASPYTSKPGLSFVHRDGREYTVFDGAFKPLFRFGFPEGWNFHVVIASVNGLLAVWDHDKYAIQMFVCNPMTREYAMLPPLMGAGFFFGFGVSKLSGLYKILYGDQYSSCHVYTLGRGSSGREWRSITSTAPGVPTLGGDCAKFLNGNLHWLVSNIEKNDLVCSFDIETELFTSFSPPHDYGGNPYGNNHLYILEGQLCLCDILNSNHVVVWKMNSYGDENSWIKEYKFLLHVSLSYFDFYRGIAYKIQSFGK